The DNA region CTGGTTGGCATGTGAGTCCTTTCTTAAGTTGGATATCCCGACGTGTTGTAAGGCGATTTTGGATGTCACCTTGAgtctaaaacaaaaaaaaatgtatcataaATATATCAGTTGCTCCTTGCACCAGTACCGAAATAACGGGAACGCTAAAACATTGAGACACGTTAGTAAATATCTCGTGTATAATATAAACCGGCCaagcgagtcgggctcgcgcacaaagggttccgtagcagcaaataaaaattacagttaaatcaacctatctcaaaaactataagagatactttgatcaaaccaaaaatcgttgaaagagttaattagcatgcatcacctctattttttttagaattttataccccgtagttataaaaatagagggggggacatactttttacgactttgagagctgatatctcaaaaaccgttcactttaagaaaaatgttttttagaaaactttatatcattttaaaagacctttccattgataccccacacgggtatgtacatcgaaaaaaaaattttcatccctcagttacatgtatggggggccccacccccaattcttttttttactatttagtgtcataattttgtagcggttcatacaacacatattcccatcaaatttcatcactgtagtacttatagtttccgagtaaatcggctgtgacagacggacagacggacagacggacagacggacatgacgaaactataagggttccgtttttgccattttggctacggaaccctaaaaatagtgataatgtaaATGGCCATGTCCATTCAAAATAATAAGATTATTAATACCCATTTGAAATTAAAGATTACGAATAAGACAAACCCGAAAATTGGATTTTCTTCATGGCTTGCGAATGTTCTTATTCAAATGTCTACTTATGTTACATATTTAGTATACACAATTATTAGGTATTGTAGATTCAAAATATTTACCTTCACATGCAATATCAAACTGTCTCGTGACTCCAGGATGGTCGGTTTGTTATACTTTGTTTTTTCTGCCTTTGATGAGCGCTGAAAAACAGAATGAGTTAATAcgtgacattttaatttacttcacccgtgcacaggcggggCAGTTAAAGTCGTTGCCAAGGATAAGAGTATTATTAtcaagactataattgtagttttcttgttaaaattttatttatgtttatttaaaataatatttttattgtttttacgatttttttttatcattgcgcggtgcaataaaaacttttaatcttattattgtttattattttatcaaaattttaccgTTTATAAAGaaagactcgagactcgagaagactcgagactcgagaagactcgagactttgggctcaagatttctcgaaactcgagacttcAAAAAGGTCGAGGAATCAGATACCCTAGTGGAAACAAATGGgcattattttgtttaaaaacaGTCTTGTGTTTGTTATGAATAAAGGAATAAATATTCACTTGGAAAACGCAAAGACTTTGTTGCCAAcccaataatataaaaattatcacattCTAACTGTCGTGAGGCATGTTAATGTCTATACCATCTACCACGCTGGTGCCTGTTCAATTATAAGGGTGTTTATACTGTTTATCTACTGTTAATACATGATATGTGTAAACGTATGAGCTATCTCACCTTTTCGTCTTTATCTTTATTTCCTGCATCAAATCTGCCGACAGTCGGGACAAGTTTTCCACAAAGTAAGGACAAAGCAATAAATACTTTCgtgtctgaaataaaaaaaaatgtatggtacattttattttactacttaaATGAACTTATTACAGAATTACGGCCACgtgttaaaataaacattaatacaGGTGTTTATTCTAATGTTTTTCCTGGGGTGAGAGAATCAATGGCCAAATTTCTCGATCTATATTACACGgattaccctcatctggcagaataattttggtcagaaacacacttggcataacatgtttcgcagaaaaacTTTCgatcgaatggtaattttgcagaaaatttagttggcattattactaccacgcatacgacacatttggcagaatattgtttcacagaacattactttggccGACTTCGATTTAGTataattttatgtaccataataatcgtatagcatactattacaagagcagaattatgacaCGCTATCGAAAAGGAAATACAGCCCCAGAGGCCTCGTTAGGTACGACTACGAGCGAAGAGAGGGTGATTAGGAgggtgttaggtatcttgcatccccaacacatctgactcgctatcaaaaagcaaattgcaactttatgccgcctcaatattatgcacaaatattatctgcgaaagtactattcgactagaagactattatgctcatcaacattatgccaacgtacgattcggtattacaaaaatctgcgaaatgatttatgctaAACCATATTCTGCGTATATAAGttgtttctgccaaacgtgacttctgccaagaactattatgcaAATCAAAAATATGTGAAAAAGTTTCTGCGAGACAATAGTGAACCATATTACACATAAGAtaaataatctatctctattgcgCGATAACATTCACAACAGGCAAAATTTACCTTCTTTTTCTGTGTTGTTGAAGAGGTTCTTTAAATCTTGAAATACTTTAACGCGAATAAAAGTAtcattaactttttttaaaaactgcGGAAACTGCAGGAAAAGTGAGATGCCCCTTTTAGGATGACTGTATTCAAAGTCCAATTCTATCTGCAAATCATATTAGGGTAATATTATATTGTGTGTAAATATCAACCATATTGAATGACTATTTACCGCTTTATTAAACATGTACCTATACTTACAAGCTGAAAGCCAAAACTCTGCTTCAATAATGGATATTTCTTTAATATGTcttgtaaattatgtttagcGTTTTTGTAATCGGTTTCCATGCGATATTGCCTAGTTTGAAGCCATTTATCTTTGACTTCTTGAAAtggctctttattatactgaagCCATATAAGGGTTTCCTCGTCTACTGCGATTTCTTCTGAAAACAATGatgttttagtacaaaactaaaatgcaaaacaatattttaaaagtaaacATAAAACACATGTAAGAACAGCCAATGTAGCTAAATACATTGCAAGTTGCGACAAATTCTTAGacctataatataataaagttGGGTTGAGATTCATGATACATTTGGCTACTTTGTCTGCTCTGATACATTTCTCAGTTGTAATCAGGAATCTAAAAATAGTGAACCATTTACATTTTCACCTTAAAGCCCACTTACACTAAacatttaactcggggttagtaagctgtcatctgtcaaattccatataaaatggtgggttaaccctcgagttgaccctccattttcgttggtggaAGTGGCCCTAAGTGTATTTGGCGTTGACTCTGTAAAAGTGTAAGAAGGTAGGTGTACCTACCTAACTCCTGGTCAGTATTTTCGAATTCCAGTTTTCTTTTCCGACAAATTACTCCTTCTCGTTTTAGTAGCCTCCTTTGATTGTTATACCTATCTATCAGTTTGCCTTTGGCAGGTCTATATTTGTTGCTATATTTAATCGCAGGTATGTGTATGTGGTATGTATTTGTCTACTTCATAAACTTTCTGTCCTATAGGAACTTTCATGTTGTTGTAATGGTTTCCTTATttttacatatatatatgtatatatgtatttatatttatgcttATATTGTTTGTATATATTAGTAAATGTagtttatcattttttttttatatatatatttgtagtttatgtattatattataccaATTTGATTTAATTTCCTCTTCCGTCTCTCTCTTTTGCACCACCCGTTAACTTCTCTCCGATCGCCACTCGACTATCTGAAGGTTGTCTGTAAGAGACCgctgttttagcgataagaccgcctgttgttacctaccactttgtaaccgttttcatttatgttttatttttgtagtgtgCAATTAaagcattttattattattattattattattatgtttcctaaaaacagaaaaaaagaaattgaaaattgaatgTCTGAACTGACACATTCTCTTAACGAGTGCGTAAATTACTTTCTATGCATCTCACTCGTACCTGAATGACCCTCAATTTGGCTCAATATTTTTTGTTCGAAAAAGGACTACACTGTACAACTGACTCTACTGGTGGTGGTGTACACCGACTCTACTCACACTACTCTACTCTTAAAATGATACATTTCAACGataataaatacctatctactGATTCTACTCTTAAAATGATACATTTCAGCgataatataggtacctactaaaaatAGCTGAAAGCATAATTTACAGGGCAATCACCTTCTTAAGTATTACCGGTTATAAAAGATACAACCTGTATAAGGATTCcatatgtatgattgtatgtaagGTGACTAGGTTACTAGCTTACTTTATTAGTCGCAGGTCGCAGATATTTTAAGACATGAATCACACGATAGTCACGATACTTTActttaaaacaattaacttaaaatagaaattaataAATTCGTGTCATTTTTTTTCGTTAACCGATAAAAAAAAGCCTAAAAGAACATACCAAGTGTATTTAACTGACGCAACTTTTAATGCTCTTTTATGTCACTCATGACAAAAATTGTTTGTCTTAGGTccggtttttcaatcgccagataaatatatctatatatAATAAGCTCTTATTATGGACGTTTAATTCTAATACGCGTTGGATTGGATTGCTTGGGTGACAGAGAAGTACCtaggtatttatattaaatagacAGAATTAAGGCAAAATAACTTACATAAGAAGAATTTTCTTTCGTGGGTGGCAGTTTATTGATACTGGTGCTAGTGGTGCTGTTCGTAGGACTCGGTGCAGAAAAATCGCTATTAATGCTTACAGTGTCATCAGAACTATTAATGCTTACAGTGTCATCAGAGCATGTCTCCTGAAACAAGCAACAACATTTTATATAAAGTATCAGTAGTTACTTGTTTTACAACAATGAAACAACATTTTTCATCataccaacacgaacaaaatactaactgtataacctaaccacaaaattaaaattttgaaaaaatccccgacccgacatagtggaccgattttcatgaaacatggctaagaacactcccgactaactcagctttcaaacaaataaaactaaatctaaatcggttcatccgttcgggagctacgatgccacagacagacacacacacacacacacagacagacacacagacggacggacggacggacggacggacggacggacggacggacggacggacggacggacggacggacggacggacggacggacggacggacggacggacggacggacagacagacagacagacagacagacagacagacagacacatcaaacttataagaccccttcgtttttgcgtcggaggttaaaaacatCAAAGTAAATCAAGTccttcaatttattttatatttattattcaataacaacaaaattaaaattttgaaaaaacccccgaccgcgacctagtggaccgattttcatgaaacatggctaagaacactcccgactaactcagctttcagacaaaagaaactaaatcaaaatcgggtaatccgttcgagagctacgatgccacagacagacacacacacagacagacagacagacagacagtcatacacacagacagacacgtcaaacttataacaccccttcgtttttgcgttgggggttaaaaacattatgtaaggtaaattctaccagccagcttaagacatcagcTTAACCAATTTTCGCTATTTTCGAGTTGATTAACAAAATAAGTGACAATGTGATGGTACTCTAGCCATGAAGACTACTTACATATAGACATACTAAAGTGAAAGTTAAATAGAGGCCACCACAACTGTTTCTGTTATgcttatttcaatttaaaaaaaaatgtggataAACTTATACAAATCGCCCTTGGTACACAGAAAGATACATATccatacctaatattataaatgggaaagtgtatgtgtctgtttgtttgtccgtctttcacaacaaaacggagcgacgaattgacgtgattttttaagtggagatagttgaaggggtagagagtgacaaaggctacttttcgtctctttctaactcgagcgactccgcgggaaaaagctagtattagataaatacatacttaaatagataacaaaTATCCATAACTTTGTATctagatttattattattataatgcaAGAATACTCACGTGTATAATGGTTTGTAGTTTTTTCATTCCACGCTTGTATAGAATTCGTTCTTTTAAACTGGGTATCAACTCTTTAAGTTCTGCTTCTTCTATGCAGTCCAGCAATTTGACGGAAATCTTATTTTCTGAAAAACCAAGAGGCATACATTAgccttttatgtttattttagttatataaatatattttcccctcactagctcggaaacacgtgttttgtcctttaataacagcgggtaaaaacgcattttatccactagtgggtaaagtaatttgaccttggataacgtcaaattaactgctttaaaattgataaaagtaggtgaatagtatagtaataaagacgatttaccacctgtggaactactagaagcagtgataaacgcattttttgcgttgtagtttcctcgctgtagtgaggggaaaagttttgtgttacactcgggtgcaaatgtattttacttctcgtgtgttaaataactcgcaagttcaggattctattttcaaaCCGGTTCAACTGGTTCAaatggttcaactatagaatcttttcacttgctcgtttttcaattccacactcggcgttaaaatacaactttgcccccttgtataacaaatatgcATCAGCCAagttgccgcgggagtatgtcgccgcgagatagatgacagtgtattattctaattgtattaaAGACATAACTAGATGGGTGATTGGGTAGTCTATCTCACGGCGACATACCTACTAGTACTCTCGCGTCAAACacgtgctaaccctgcagagcTAAATTTAAATCTATCGGTAGTACGGAACGATTTTGAACATTCAACCTTTGACGAACGTTCtgaaatataagtacttacagatattaTTAGACATTACTGTACAGGgccaaaaaaaattacattaggtacttatatgtACGATGTCACATCTTTGCGCCACAACATTATGAAAAGTAACCAATCAGTCTActaaatttaactaaaatttgttttgtTAGTTGTTCTAGGATTATATAAACTAATTAGCCACTATTTATAAGTAGATGTGGCCACTATTTCTAACTAGATAAGAGACGTGGCCCTATATTCACAACGTATTAGTGTAACGACGTGTAACTAGAACAATGTTAATTTAAGAATAAGTAAGGATAAATACTTGCCTTCAAAATTAGATATAGTGGTTTCGGACAAACCCCATTCAGCCAAGTACATCGCACAACTAACTGTTAAATCTTCGTCACTATCCATTATAATTAACTGCCGTCGAACGAAACTACGCACGCTAAAGGTATTAGCATTCGGATCCTATCGCATATAAATCCCTACAAAGCGGTGCGGCTGCTGGGCAGCGGCTGCCGGGTCGCGACTGCTGGGATCCGAATGCTAGCTACCTTAAGGTATAAATAAACGCCGCGTGATACTTAGTCAGCGGCGCTCACGCAACTGAACTGACGCCAGTGGCATGGCGGGCTGGCGGCCTGGCGAATTACCTGGAAAAAATTTCGACCGAAGCGTCTATcgccgtctctatcgcactcGCACCACACGCCGTTACCCCTTTCGGGGCCACGTATTTTTCTTACTCAGAGACCTCAGAGTGCATAAATATTAGAGAGAGGTGAAATTATTTATGACGacatcaaatatttttgtgatttggttttgtaaaattaacataagtaagtatgtaggttgatctgataaacTAAGACGCacagtatttaaataaaaaagtgcCTAGCTACAAAATGTATTTTCGACATAGGCAaactattactattattattattattatta from Leguminivora glycinivorella isolate SPB_JAAS2020 chromosome 14, LegGlyc_1.1, whole genome shotgun sequence includes:
- the LOC125233664 gene encoding uncharacterized protein LOC125233664 isoform X2, which codes for METDYKNAKHNLQDILKKYPLLKQSFGFQLIELDFEYSHPKRGISLFLQFPQFLKKVNDTFIRVKVFQDLKNLFNNTEKEDTKVFIALSLLCGKLVPTVGRFDAGNKDKDEKRSSKAEKTKYNKPTILESRDSLILHVKTQGDIQNRLTTRRDIQLKKGLTCQPVVICVGPDVENLTEFYVNFDDVTYQLESLLKAVDICFKTFHVFDIQYPHESIQPWMFIQHYMYDIKTPQDHKFPSVATLIADLM
- the LOC125233664 gene encoding uncharacterized protein LOC125233664 isoform X3, producing the protein MDSDEDLTVSCAMYLAEWGLSETTISNFEENKISVKLLDCIEEAELKELIPSLKERILYKRGMKKLQTIIHETCSDDTVSINSSDDTVSINSDFSAPSPTNSTTSTSINKLPPTKENSSYTRKYLLLCPYFVENLSRLSADLMQEIKIKTKSAHQRQKKQSITNRPSWSHETV